A portion of the Flavobacterium magnum genome contains these proteins:
- a CDS encoding aminotransferase class I/II-fold pyridoxal phosphate-dependent enzyme — protein sequence MELPEKLRQKMDTRRQQHALRQLPSPNGLIDFASNDYLGFSRSEAIFSETHQYLTEHQLTQNGATGSRLISGNHPLYDATEKYLAEFHDSGSALIYNSGYDANVGFFSCVPQKGDFIFYDELCHASIRDGIQLSHAKSYKFTHNDTEHLGQLILRHHSEQAHIYVATESVFSMDGDTPPLAQVAKICEKFGAYLVVDEAHALGVFGKNGAGVVQELQLQQQVFARIMTFGKGLGCHGAAVIGSPELRNFLVNFSRSFIYTTGLSPHSLATIGVAYRQLQHTDTLARLKNNIIHFNQVKTMLGLKPLFVYSKSAIQCAVIPGNEKVKAVATALQQKGFDVKAILSPTVPAGQERLRICLHSYNEDTQISRLLHHIADLTLT from the coding sequence ATGGAATTACCGGAAAAACTCAGGCAGAAAATGGACACGCGCCGGCAGCAGCATGCGCTCCGGCAATTGCCTTCGCCAAACGGGCTGATTGATTTTGCCTCAAATGATTATCTCGGATTTTCAAGGTCGGAGGCTATATTCAGCGAAACCCATCAATATCTCACTGAACATCAACTCACACAAAATGGTGCGACCGGCTCGCGCCTGATTTCGGGAAATCATCCCCTGTACGACGCCACGGAAAAATACCTGGCCGAATTCCATGACTCCGGATCGGCACTGATTTACAATTCGGGTTACGATGCGAACGTCGGCTTCTTCAGCTGTGTGCCGCAAAAAGGCGATTTTATATTTTATGACGAATTGTGCCATGCCTCGATCCGTGACGGCATACAGCTTTCGCACGCCAAATCATATAAGTTTACGCATAACGACACAGAGCATCTCGGGCAACTGATCCTGCGCCATCATTCAGAACAGGCGCATATTTATGTGGCCACCGAAAGCGTCTTTTCCATGGACGGTGATACACCGCCTTTAGCCCAAGTTGCCAAAATATGTGAAAAATTCGGGGCCTACCTCGTTGTCGACGAGGCACATGCTTTGGGTGTTTTCGGCAAAAACGGTGCCGGTGTGGTCCAGGAACTGCAATTGCAGCAACAGGTTTTTGCACGCATCATGACTTTCGGGAAAGGATTGGGCTGCCATGGTGCCGCCGTCATCGGGTCGCCCGAACTCAGAAATTTCCTCGTCAATTTTTCACGCAGCTTCATTTACACCACCGGGCTTTCCCCACACTCGCTGGCTACGATCGGCGTGGCGTACCGACAGTTGCAGCACACCGATACTTTGGCCCGGCTCAAAAACAACATCATCCATTTCAACCAGGTCAAAACCATGCTGGGCCTGAAACCGCTCTTCGTGTACAGCAAATCAGCCATACAATGCGCCGTGATTCCCGGAAACGAAAAAGTGAAAGCTGTCGCCACGGCATTGCAGCAAAAAGGATTTGATGTGAAGGCCATCCTGTCACCCACCGTTCCGGCAGGACAGGAACGGCTGCGGATCTGCCTGCACAGTTACAACGAGGACACCCAGATTTCTCGATTGCTGCACCACATTGCCGATTTAACATTGACATAA
- the bioD gene encoding dethiobiotin synthase, with protein MKLFITGISTDVGKTMASAIITQALEADYWKPIQAGDLDNSDTHKVKSLVSNSKSVFFENSYALRTPASPHLAAARDNVRIDIKKIIEPDTKNHLVIEGAGGLFVPLNAQHTVTDLIQPDHKVIVVSRHYLGSINHTLLTVEALQHRKINIAGVIFNGDENPSTESIIRDKTGIRCIGRIENEPFFDQNVIQEYADLFRDTLLQL; from the coding sequence ATGAAATTATTCATTACGGGCATTTCCACAGACGTCGGCAAAACAATGGCTTCTGCCATCATTACACAGGCGTTGGAAGCCGATTACTGGAAACCGATACAGGCCGGCGATCTTGATAATTCGGACACACACAAGGTAAAATCACTCGTATCCAATTCAAAATCGGTCTTTTTTGAAAACAGTTACGCCTTGAGGACCCCGGCGAGTCCGCACCTGGCTGCAGCACGCGACAATGTCCGGATCGATATCAAAAAAATCATTGAGCCCGACACCAAAAACCATTTGGTTATCGAAGGCGCCGGCGGACTTTTTGTACCGTTAAATGCGCAACACACCGTCACCGACCTGATCCAACCGGACCATAAGGTGATTGTGGTGTCACGGCATTATCTGGGGAGCATCAACCATACGCTACTTACCGTCGAGGCATTACAGCACAGGAAAATCAATATTGCCGGGGTTATTTTTAACGGCGATGAAAACCCTTCAACCGAATCGATTATCCGGGATAAAACCGGGATTCGCTGTATCGGGAGGATTGAAAACGAACCCTTTTTTGACCAGAACGTGATTCAGGAATACGCGGATTTGTTCCGTGATACATTGTTACAACTATGA
- the bioA gene encoding adenosylmethionine--8-amino-7-oxononanoate transaminase: MSLTEKDEKYLWHPYTQHKTAAPPIAISKGDGALLWDENGKEYIDAIASWWVNPFGHSNRFIADAIYQQLTTLEHVLFGGFTHEPAIRLAEKLMEMLPPNQQKLFFSDNGSTAVEVAIKVALQYFYNKGEKRTTIIAFENAFHGDTFAAMAASGISFYTQAFSGMFIDVVRIPVPVKGAEAESYAALRESIQTHQVAAFIYEPLVQGAAGMVMYAPEALDELIRICREHNVITIADEVMTGFGKTGKTFACDYLRYQPDVMCLSKALTGGTIPMAITTFTQELFDGFYSDDINKALFHGHTFTANPTGCAAALASLELLQTTAMQDHIARVHKRHLQFQERIEKHPKVSTTRVLGVIFALEIKIDSAESYYGTLRNKLYNFFIQNGVILRPVGHIVYILPPYIISDTQLEKVYQIVEQALEIA; the protein is encoded by the coding sequence ATGAGCCTGACCGAAAAAGACGAAAAATACCTCTGGCATCCGTATACGCAACACAAAACGGCTGCACCGCCAATCGCGATTTCAAAAGGCGACGGCGCTTTGCTTTGGGATGAAAACGGGAAAGAATACATTGATGCCATCGCTTCGTGGTGGGTAAATCCGTTCGGGCATTCCAATCGGTTCATTGCCGATGCGATTTACCAACAACTGACAACCCTGGAGCATGTGCTCTTTGGCGGGTTTACGCACGAACCGGCCATACGGCTCGCCGAAAAGCTGATGGAAATGCTGCCTCCGAACCAGCAAAAGTTATTCTTTTCTGACAATGGCTCCACTGCAGTCGAAGTGGCCATCAAAGTGGCTTTGCAGTATTTTTACAATAAAGGCGAAAAACGTACTACGATCATAGCTTTTGAGAATGCGTTTCATGGCGACACGTTTGCAGCGATGGCGGCCAGCGGCATCTCGTTCTACACTCAGGCATTTTCTGGCATGTTCATCGATGTAGTGCGGATTCCGGTCCCGGTAAAAGGTGCCGAAGCCGAAAGTTATGCCGCTTTACGCGAAAGCATTCAAACCCATCAGGTCGCCGCATTTATTTACGAGCCTTTGGTGCAGGGCGCCGCCGGCATGGTGATGTATGCCCCCGAAGCGCTGGACGAACTGATACGGATTTGCCGAGAACATAACGTCATTACGATTGCCGATGAAGTCATGACCGGTTTTGGAAAGACAGGTAAAACCTTCGCCTGCGATTACCTCAGATACCAGCCCGATGTGATGTGCCTGTCCAAGGCTTTAACGGGCGGGACCATCCCGATGGCCATCACGACTTTTACACAGGAACTTTTTGACGGCTTTTACAGCGATGACATCAACAAGGCATTATTCCACGGGCACACCTTTACCGCGAACCCAACGGGTTGTGCAGCGGCCCTCGCAAGCCTTGAATTGTTGCAGACAACTGCGATGCAGGACCACATCGCGCGCGTACACAAGCGACACCTTCAGTTTCAGGAACGTATAGAAAAGCATCCTAAAGTAAGTACGACGAGGGTGCTGGGCGTCATTTTTGCCCTGGAAATAAAAATCGACAGCGCAGAAAGTTACTATGGCACCCTTCGGAATAAACTTTACAATTTCTTTATCCAAAATGGCGTAATCTTACGCCCTGTGGGGCATATCGTCTACATCCTTCCACCATATATCATCAGCGATACGCAATTGGAAAAAGTATATCAAATCGTTGAACAGGCTTTGGAAATAGCGTAA
- a CDS encoding beta-ketoacyl synthase N-terminal-like domain-containing protein: protein MLKTISITAIASLSPLGFEPDAIRRHYQDDRHFLSEKNIGSQVVPVGALSAEAREKIIELRHSDPKYKSLDDTVLYAIAVSRDAVQKAGWNASDIFGINIGSSRGATALFEKHFTEYLETGKSSVLASPATTLGNISSWVAHDLQSTGPEVSHSITCSTALHALLNGYAWLQSGLADKFLVGGSEAPLTPFTIAQMQAMKIYAKGHGDFPCRALDLEKRQNTMVLGEGAAVCCLEAGKKDHALATIAGIGYATELLEHSVSISAEADCFQKSMNMALGEIHPEDIAVIVMHAPGTIKGDLTEYKAIQKVFGDRLPLLTTTKWKTGHTFGASGMFGVELALVMLALDAFIGVPFAKAQVQTRPIKKVMVNAVGFGGNAVSVVLEK, encoded by the coding sequence TTGCTTAAAACCATATCCATTACAGCCATCGCGTCGCTATCGCCGCTGGGTTTTGAACCGGACGCCATCCGCAGGCATTACCAGGACGACAGGCATTTTCTTTCCGAAAAGAATATCGGCTCGCAGGTGGTTCCCGTCGGCGCGTTATCTGCGGAAGCGAGGGAAAAAATAATCGAGTTAAGGCATTCAGACCCGAAATACAAATCGCTCGACGATACCGTCTTATATGCCATTGCTGTGTCGCGTGATGCGGTACAAAAGGCAGGATGGAACGCATCGGACATTTTTGGGATCAATATCGGCTCATCGCGCGGCGCCACGGCGTTGTTTGAAAAGCATTTCACGGAATACCTTGAGACCGGAAAGTCGAGTGTCCTGGCATCACCGGCAACGACATTGGGAAATATTTCGTCCTGGGTGGCGCACGATTTACAAAGCACCGGCCCGGAAGTGTCGCATTCGATTACATGCTCAACAGCGTTGCACGCCCTGCTGAACGGCTATGCCTGGCTGCAATCGGGGCTGGCAGATAAATTCCTTGTTGGTGGCAGCGAAGCACCACTGACCCCGTTTACGATTGCCCAGATGCAGGCGATGAAGATTTATGCCAAGGGCCACGGTGATTTTCCCTGCCGCGCGCTGGATCTGGAAAAGCGGCAAAACACTATGGTTTTAGGCGAAGGCGCTGCGGTGTGCTGCCTTGAAGCCGGAAAAAAAGACCACGCATTGGCCACTATAGCCGGAATAGGGTATGCTACGGAATTGCTGGAACACAGCGTTTCAATTTCTGCGGAAGCGGACTGTTTCCAGAAGTCCATGAACATGGCTTTGGGGGAGATCCATCCGGAAGACATCGCCGTGATTGTAATGCATGCGCCGGGCACCATCAAGGGCGACCTGACGGAGTACAAAGCAATCCAGAAAGTTTTCGGTGACAGGCTGCCCTTACTGACCACGACGAAATGGAAAACCGGGCACACTTTTGGGGCCTCAGGGATGTTCGGAGTGGAATTGGCCTTGGTGATGCTTGCGCTCGATGCGTTCATTGGCGTACCGTTTGCGAAAGCACAGGTGCAGACCCGTCCGATAAAAAAGGTCATGGTAAATGCCGTGGGGTTTGGCGGCAACGCGGTAAGCGTGGTTTTGGAAAAATAA
- a CDS encoding regulatory protein RecX: MYNNPALSDAIKKLERFCAYQERCHQEVAEKLRSFTLSADEKGEVVVHLIQNDFLNEERFARSFARGKHRIKGWGFQRIHNELKMRGISAFNIKEALQEIPEEEYAGTFEKLAEKQWQSISEKNTLKKRRKFCDYFLRRGFESDLVYAKAKQLESAAR, encoded by the coding sequence ATGTACAACAATCCTGCGCTATCGGATGCCATTAAAAAACTGGAGCGCTTCTGCGCATATCAGGAGCGTTGCCATCAGGAGGTGGCTGAAAAATTGCGTTCATTTACGCTGAGTGCTGACGAGAAAGGAGAGGTGGTCGTTCACCTAATCCAAAATGATTTCCTGAATGAAGAACGCTTTGCAAGAAGTTTTGCACGGGGGAAGCACCGCATCAAAGGCTGGGGATTCCAGCGTATCCATAATGAGCTGAAAATGCGCGGTATTTCTGCATTTAATATCAAGGAAGCGTTACAGGAAATTCCTGAGGAGGAATATGCAGGCACTTTCGAGAAGCTGGCGGAAAAACAATGGCAGTCGATCAGCGAAAAAAACACCCTGAAGAAACGCAGGAAATTCTGCGACTATTTTCTTCGCAGGGGTTTCGAAAGCGATCTGGTGTATGCCAAAGCCAAACAACTTGAGAGTGCAGCACGCTGA